The Gracilinanus agilis isolate LMUSP501 unplaced genomic scaffold, AgileGrace unplaced_scaffold317, whole genome shotgun sequence genome includes the window CACCCAAGTCCTAATTTCATACTTTCGAAAGGGAAGGAATCTTACCTTCTTCATTCTTTGGGTCTAAGTATGATTGGGAAAATGGACATGATGATAACACCTACTTTTCTGAGTTCTTAGGACTAAGTGAGGTCATGTAGGTGAAACAGAGTATAAACTTTTTCGTACTATTTAAATGAAACCTGATAGCATCATTTCTTTGAGCCAGTCTTTGGTTGCCCTTTGCTTGCCTCTGCAAAGTGCTACTACATTGTCATTAGTCTCTCCTTGGAGCCATTGGTTAGAAGAAATCAGTGAGTGGCAAAGTgctaaatgaatgtttattgacttactgGGTTTCAATAAATGCTTcatccaattagtttttggtctTTCCTCAGTGTCTGTGTCCTGTCACCTTGGAGTCTTGCGGGTTACtgtacataaatatttgtttaatgatGGCGTATTGGTGAAGCTCGAAGAACTGACGCTTGGTAATGGTTGTCCAGTTAACAATGAGAGATGGgatgtatatatatttcagtaTCCTGTGACACAGTGTGGGATTCAAACTGAGGTAAAAGTTGGTCATAAGAGCCAATTCTCTGTTAATCCTTTCCATGCCTAACTGATTCCCATAATATAGTAAAGTAGAAATCAAACAGAATTTCCTGCTAGGAGAGAAGGCAATTAAAGCCTGAGGGCAAGTCTGGGAAACATATGATGTACAAATCTTCTGCCATTTACTGAATAACTCTGTGACCATAAGTATATGAGTTTCTTTAGCATGCCAAACTGACTTAGTTCTAAAACTCAGCTGAGGAGATTGCTTTGGGGCTGGGATACTGAGCTTGGTAGCATAATGGAGCAAATGGGATAGATGGATGATGtcttaataaaatcaaaactatttggcaTGAAAGAGGGTGAAAGGATAAAAGTCAAGGGAAGTTTCAAATCTGTATGTTCCAAAAGAAGATAATACTGAGAACAGGGGAGAAGGATGACTTCCTGGGAAAGCTAAGTGTTCTATTTTGGAATGTGGAATTGGATAGGATATGAATGTAAATATGAGAAAAAGACAATTTGGGATGGGTATAGAGTTTAGGAGGAGGAATAAGAACTGGAAAATTAGACATTAGAACCAGTTATAGTAAGAAGATTGAACTCATGTGAGCTGTTATGATGAGGGCGatgtgaggaaaatgagactcagtCTTGGATTATAATCATATAAGCATGATCTTTCAAAGTAGACTGAGGTAAAATAGCTGGATAGGAGGAGAAAAGACACAAGGGCAGACCCATGAAATTCCAAGAAAGAAACCCTATTTCATCATCTGCTTCAAGTACTAAAGAGTGATCAGGAAGAATTAAGAAGGGAGTTTGTTTGGTAACTAATACATCATTAGCAACTCTGTGGGAAAGCAGTTGTGGGTGAGTGGTAAGATAGAAGCCAGTTTTCAAGGTGTTGAgaagtgaagaggaaaaaaaatgagaaaaatcagtTTTATAGCCAGTGAAATGGGTGAGAGTCAAATATAGAATATGTATAAGAGGATATTCAAATGAAATGAAGGCTTTTTAAGGATAAAGGAATTCTAGCTTGTTTGTCAAATAGACTAGGAAATCATAGAGTAAGGATGAACATAAATTATGGAGAAAGAAGGGGTATTGTACACAAGGAAAATATGGGAGGTGATGGGGTTGAAGGcacaaaaaaaatagcattttgcaATCTTTTCATCTAAAtggtttctctgtttttttttaggTTCATGAAGAAGAATTGGTTtataaaacctttcttttttataaccCAATAAATCACCCTTATGGTCGTCCACATTCATATATGTCTGTTTCCTGTGTAGTACCCAGGTAAGAATTATTCCTGTGAGTCTCTGTTAATGTTCACCTTAATGTCAAACTTGTCTCCTCACACTACTAAAAGTCATCTTGATcaattatttctctctcctcttgctGATGTTTTGCCATTAATTATTGATAGTAGTTCTGACATTGAAAAGGCAAAATGATAACCCAGAGAAGTGCTTGAATTGGAGGCAGAAATGGGCAGATCTAGGGAAGAAAAAGCTATTTCATTAGCTGCATGATAGAGTAATTTTCTTGTTCCTCATTatccctgtaaaatgaagaggttctttttagcaagcatttattaaatccctattTGCATGGTGCTCTTGCTAACTACTAGAGATCAAAAAAGCTTCCCCAAAGATCCCCTATATTCTAGTTCAGAAAGATTTCTAGggctcttttttgttttaaaaaactgaagaTTTCAGACTTTCTATTTGACAATGGCAAGAGTGATGGTCTGATATTCAGTATCCAACTTCAGTATCCATGAGGACAGATTTTAGAGTGAGAAAACTAGAAGTCTAAAGGAAGGGCTGAATTATTCTGAGTAATAATAGAACTTTTCCCGATATGCACTAACTCCTTGAAGTTTAAAGCCCTTTCAATCTTAACTCTTCACTGAGTTTTCTAGTCATTGTTATACATTATTTCCCAATCAGGTAGAACAGAAATTCTGTCTTGTCTTCCCACTGTATCCCATTTTCTGTGACATGACAGGACTATACTCCTTCCTCAATTATGTTCTTTCAAtgctttaatttccttcaaaactctgtTCAGTCATCACTATCTATAAGATATTCTAACTCATCACAAAACAATAACTCTTCTCTATTTCAAATGAGCATTTCAATGTGTgtggtaaaaacaaaaacaaaaaaccaaaaataaacatgCTTGATATCAGAAATGATTACATCTTTCTCTTAGTTTTTACTCCCAGAACATCATATATATGGTAACTTAATGTATTTTCCTAGGTTGATCATAAACTTGTGTTACTCATTTTCTATCTCTAGCTTAAGCTTACAAAAGCCAAGTCTTGTTCCTGGCATAGGACCtcagaaaaatgatgaaattaattTCATCGGAATGCAGCCTGTTGCCTCCTATAAAAGTCCAGGACTGTAAAATTTCCAGTGGCACAAAAACTCTTCTAAACAAGAGACTGAATGTTGGTAAGGACACATGATATCTACCATTTAAGGAGACTAGACAACTGACTTGTGATAAAAGGCTCTGTAGCTTTAGGCATTTCACCTCAATGAACTTGCCTAGCCAGTTAAGGGATGGGAGTGGCAAGGGGCAGAATATCATACTGATTAAAGGGTTGGCTTTGAAGGTAGGGAGACATAGGTTCAAGTCTCATCTTTGAAGTTTGTtggctatgtaatcctgggcaaatcatttatttacATTCCCAGAGCTCTGGACAGCTTCCTCCACATATTGGAGAAGTATTAATTTATATTGGTTATAGTTTTCTTATTTAGAAATTCCCTATGGTAATAGAATCACTGGCTATATCCCCAACtctaagagaagagagaaatatatacagatatagagGATGTTATATAGAATGGTTGTATTCCCTAGAACAGTGGTCAGCGATGTATGGTTCTCAAGCCGTATCTGGCTCCTctgaaggccagatatggctctttctgcaggagctatgaagtgaatttttttcaggtgctgttacaggagcacacacttttacaggagtgtgcactgtgagcaatGTACAGCTccctcaattacatttttaaaaacgtggcatttatggctctcagggccaaaaaggttgctgacccctgccttagaagaagtgataaggagaaagaaaggttAAAACTATGATGGA containing:
- the LOC123254756 gene encoding placenta-specific protein 1-like, with the translated sequence MKSLLGIAVICLLVCLTWADDNTVSVSCHLGVLRVTVHKYLFNDGVLVKLEELTLGNGCPVNNERWDVYIFQYPVTQCGIQTEVHEEELVYKTFLFYNPINHPYGRPHSYMSVSCVVPSLSLQKPSLVPGIGPQKNDEINFIGMQPVASYKSPGL